In Ovis aries strain OAR_USU_Benz2616 breed Rambouillet chromosome 13, ARS-UI_Ramb_v3.0, whole genome shotgun sequence, the genomic window ATATCCTAGATAGTGCTCACAAAGAATCTGGACCAAACTGGGCAAATTCAGGGTAGCTGTGCCTGtggaggggaaggcaggggagggagagggtatCCAGGGTTCTTTTTAGATTGCAGATGCCTTTTCTGCATCCAGGATGTAGTATCTTGTAAGTAGATGGAAAAAGGAGTCTGGGAATCAGAGGAGAGCTGGGGGCTGGATTCCTATGCCCATCCTTCTATCCTCCcatctgtttttctctccatCAGAATCAAGATCATGAATGCTATTTAAGCCCATGGGCTGGATGGGATATCTAGGCAGCCAAGAGAAATGGAGCAGATATTGGGACTGAACCTTGCTGTGCTCCACCATTTAATGATTCTTCAGACTTGAAATATCCAGCCAAGGTCATGGAAAAGGAGTGGCCAGAATGGCAGGAAAAAGATCAAAGTGTGTGATATCctggaagctcctgaaagaagtGCTTCCAGAGGACAGGACAGTGCCAAGTACAAGGGTCAAGTGAAAAAGACCGTTGGACGCGGAAACAAGGAAGGTGTGTGTGACCTTGAGGGATCTCAGTGGAGTTGTGGAGACGGGAACATGATTCAAGCAGATTCAAGAGAAAATGCGGGGGGTTGGGGGTGCAGGCAGGGCGGCCTCTGCGAGGGTCTTCAGGGGCCCCAAAGGGGCTGCCGGGGTTGGGCATCCCAGCAGATGCGTCTCAGCAGCTGATTTCTTTTGCTCTGTGTTGCAGCCTCGCAAAACTGAGCAAATCAAGGACTTCCTGCTCACAGCCCGCCGCAAGGACACCAAGTCCGTCAAGATCaagaaaaataaggataatgTGAAGTTTAAAGTTCGATGCAGCAGATGCCTTTACACCTTGGTCATCACAGACAAAGAGGCCGAGAAGCTCAAGCAGTCCCTGCCCCCCGGTTTGGCCGTGAAGGAGCTGAAATGAATCACGTACACTGCTTTGaactgtattaaaatttttaaaattctccataaaaaaaaaaaaaagaaaaaagagaaaataggaatGAGAGTGTGGGTGGCTGAACCAAGTCAGTCCTTTACAAAGGCGTGCTCTGAAGAGCAGCAGAGAAATGGAAGTCCTTTCTGGGAGATGTGGGGACAAAGGAAGGtgttggggtttttgttttttgttcaaGATATGAGTTTCTGGAACTTGTGTGTATGCTAATAGGAATGATTTAACAACATAGGGAAATTCTGATTAAAAATTTGGGGACCAACGTTCTCAAGGCAAAAGGATTACATAAGGAACATAGAATTCAGATTATTGTCAACATGCGTGTtactaaaaatgtattttgataaAAATCATTCTCCCTAACTCTATAAAAtagactataaaataaatattaataataacaataatgacagTGTGAGGTAAGAACCATGTTTATCAAGTACCTTCTGTAAGTCAGAGACTCTGCTGATTTAGTCACTGTATTACTCTGACAACACACAGATGGAaaaatttattaagatttttttcttgatgtggaccatttcttaaaagtctttattgaatttgttatgatattgcttctttttttttttttttttttgcttctgttttatgttttggttgtgaggcatgtgggatcttagctctccaatcaggggtcaaacccacaccccctacattggaaggtgaagtcttaaccactgggccaccaggaaagtccccgaatttattcatttattttttgaaatgtttacaAATGAAGAAGTTGAGACTCAGAGCATTTCATGTGCTGGCAGTGAATAAGTGGCAGATAGGTGATGAATAGATGGCCGGTCTAGGATCCAAATCCAGACTCTTAGCTAATGCCCAGGTGCTCTGACTGCCCAGTGATGTTCAGCTCTGGGTCTGGCAAGCCCCACCACCTCCCTCCACCCTGTGCTTCTGCAAACCCCATAGGCCCTGAGCTGTTGCTCCCATAGAGCAAGATGTACCACAATTGGGAACCTGTCTCAGTGTTCTGTTTAGaacattttttcctatttgaaatggTTATGTTATCTCTCCCATGACTGAAATGGTTACCACTGTTAATGCAAGAGCTATTTTCACATACCAGCTATTGCCTGAAAACAAAAAGTCCCATGAGAATAAATATGACCTGTCAGGACAAGTTCTAGCAAGTTGTGTTTAAGGTTATTTGTACTTTCCAAAGGCTCCTTATTTCCAGTTCATAGATAAATGTGCATCTTTGTATGGCAATCTTCTGGAGATCAGGACTTGTGTTTTTCACtgcttttatatttcctttatcaTTCTCTAAGAGCTTGGTATTCTGATGAGGTGTTCAATAGTGGAGTTGCTGTCTGGTTGATGGCAAGTGTGTGTGGAAATCTCAGACTTACTGAGTTTCCTcctatctaggtcatgaagaacTCCAGGGAATGAGAACCTTATTGGATTGGATCCTTGATTGAACAAGTTTTTAACATCAACCTGGGGAATGATCAATTGATTgctaaactttgaaaaaaaatttttttggtgcATGTATGCCATAGAAGAAGCCCTCATCATCTTagcataaaaaattaatacaatggAATCCACTTCCAATGTGGAACAAAATTTTcatattagttaaaaaaaattattggggtTAGTAGATTAATAGTGTtgttattagtttcaggtgtacagaaaaagTAATGTGTTATatctacttttatttatattcttttcgcACATAAGCcttatattaattaaattttttagatatttttgaTTGGGATTTATCtagaaaaatgaaactagacagcaaaaaaaactaaattgtaaaaaaatgtgtattaagAAGGTTTAGATTAGGTCACATTATAATATGAActatgtcctttttaaaaataatgttatttatctCTCTATTTTTGTCTGTGTTGGGTTTTCATGGCTGCTTGCGCTTTCTCCAGTTTTGGTGAGCCAAGGCTACTCTTCAGTTGCAGtgtctgggcttctcattgcagtggcttctcttgttgctgggTTTGAGCGTTcaagagcttcagtagttgcggctcccaggctctgcagcacaggctcaatagtcatggtgcacgggcttagttgctctggggcatgtgggatcttcctggatcagggatagaacctgtgtcgctcctgcattggcaggcagattctttaccactgagccaccagggaagccctgaactaaGTCTCAGAATAAACCCTAAGGAAATTATTTAATCTGAGGAGAGAGAGCACTTTTCTGACACAATCGAATAATCCTCTGCTGATTTTACACTGTGACGATGAAAAGAACTGTTTCTACAAAAATGTGCCCTAGATTCATCAGTTTTCCCAAGGGCCTTTCTTAATCCTTTGATATTCAGATCATTCTTTTCTGAAGCTCCATCTTCATTACCCTTGTGGGACCTTCTTCCGTCTTCAACAGTCCAACCCAGGTGGACCTTCCCTGGTCCACAGCGCGGCTTGTGATGAGGATGTTTGTCCATATTGTTTCCATGAAAACCCAGCTATTTTATGAGATTACAGTTTTGCTCTGTGCACATCTAAACCAGATGTTTATAACCTCAGACCATCAGATTCCTAATGTCTTATGACCTTGGTGACCTAGACGGCAATGGAGACGTGGGCATGGAGCAGAAAGGGACATCATCATGGTTGTGCATGAGCTCCATTAGTGGCCCATTTTGGTTGTTGTTTCTCAAAGTTATGTGAGTTTGGagttaagagaaaaatatttgcccGTCCCAACTTGAAGTggtgggatggagggagaggagggaagaaagaaaaagtaaggcttcccaggtggcacaagtggtaaagaattcacttgccaatgcaggagatataagaaatgcaggttcagtccctgggttgggaaaatcccctggagaaggaaaaaatgcagcccactccagtattcttgcttgggaaatcccataggcagaggagcctggcaggctacaatccatggggtcacaaagagccacacATGACTGATCACTCACATATACGGAAGAGAATTCGCTTTTAACTGCCTTTCTCACTTCATCCCATTCAGCTCTCTCAGTGTTCCATATTTCTCTGGAATAACATCCTTCCTCCTGTTTCAGCCCCAAGTCTATTAGCCGCAGTTACTAATGTTTCCTACCACCTACTCTTTTCCCCAACCCCAAGCACTGGGGGAGAGAGCCTAGAAGGGCCTAGAAGATAAAAGTGCTTCTCCAAGAGACATTGGGCCCCTTAAACAATGAGGACATGGATTTAGGCCCTGAGAAAAGGTAGGAGGATTGCACCTTTAGTCCCCATCCCATAATTTAAATTCTCAGCACACCCCGGGGACCAAGGCGTAGCTCCCTGCAGCAGCTGCTCTAATTACAGCCCTTCGGGGAATGCCGTGATgctccctccaacctccctctctACCACCCCACCCACTGAATCACTGCTGCCCAGCCCAGGCCCAGAGCCACCACTTCCAATGCTCTCCCAAGGTCTAAACCAATGTTAGATGACCATCCTTTCAAGAAGCACTGTCTTAAACCACTGTCTTATGTCTGTAGGTTATATGCTATCCAGAGTACAATAATCTCTGTTAATGAGATGAATCTACTTGTACTGATGTGAAAAGCTGCCCAAGATATATTAAGTGAACAAAAATGTGCAAAACTGTATCTGTAACAGAACGTTTTGCTAAATGATTGGTATTGACATATATATTAGTTCACGGAACTGGGCATTAAAATGGAAGATTCAATGACATCAACACTGTAGGTAGGATAGATGTCAGATACCATGCAGAGAATGACACAGGTCACCCTGGAGGAATCTTCAAAGTAAATACAGAAAACTAGTTCTGGGACCGTTGAATCCTGGCACCCATTTTGAGAACATAAGCAAGTGGAGATGGAGGGCTTTGGGAGAAAGTGAATTTGAAGAGTTCTGCTACCGAGGCCAGGAACAGGGAAGTGCTGGAGCCCCTTGAGGATGGGCTCCTCCAGACCCTTGCAGAGTTGGGTTTGTGTCCCTCAGAGTTGGGGGACCTCACGGATTGGTGCCTGATTCATGCCCGACAAAGCAGAAGCGGCTTGTGGCAGGGCAAAGAGCAGAGGGCTGTTTCCGCAAAGTGACCATGCTCCCATGGATCTGTGTGTATGGAGATGTAATGCATGGCTGTTTCTTGCAGATCCTGGTAAGAGAGCCAGTCTGCTATCACTTAAAGTCCACTAAAGTCCAAAAGGAGGGGTGGGAAAGGCCAGGGCCTCCCTCAAAGAGTCTGAGCCAGGAGTGGATCCTGAGACCTGAATTGGGCAGGATCCCATCGAAGCAGAGGCATCCTCTAGGCCTGAGGGCCTAGCAGGGGACCCACAAGGTGACCCTGAAACACCCCGGGAAGGAGGTGTTGACTGGAAGCATTTTTTCCGCCCAGTGTAGTAGCCAGCAGCTGAGTGGGGTGGTCCGCATCTCTCATCACTTGTGCTCCCCACCCTCGACTTGGCCAAGCCAGCAAGtgggaatgaaagaaagaaagtgaaatcgctcagttgtgtccaactctttgcaaccccatggactgtaacctaccaggctcttccgtctatggaattttccaggcaagagttctggagtgggttaccatttctccaggggatcttcctgaaccagggattgaccccgggtctcccacactgcaggcagacattttaccatctgagacaccatgaggagaaaaaaaaaaaaaaagagagagagagaaccagatGCACCATTTGCCGGAAAGGAAGTATCTTCTTTGAACGAAAGGCTGAATTGATGAACCAAAGCTTGGACTGGATATCTAGTTTCTGATTTGCTACTGTGTTTTGAGATTGCATGACAGTCTAGTTCCTAAAGACTGAGCAAGAAAATTGAGGAGACTGCCCAGTGATTAGCCAGTGGCAGGGGAAAATTTCCCTGCTGGATCAATTTTAAGGGGCCTTGGAAACAAAAATACAGCAGTGTTATTCTCACACCTCTTCGTTGTGCTTCATGGAAAGACTGGTTTCATAAACAAGGTAAGAGGTCCCAGAAAAGAACCACCAGCTCCGGTTATCTCCAGCGGGGTGGGGACAGGAacttgcccccttttcctcttatCTGTTTCCACCGTGTTTGAATTATGGAAGCAGAGCATGGGGACTTTTGTAATCAGAAGAGCCGTGATGACAAACATGCCCATCTAAAATACTAGGGCGAAAAGTCATCtctgtaagtgaaaaaaaaaaaaaaaatatggtgaGAAAGAGAGCaagttgaaaaacaaaatagcaaTCATTGTAGCTAACATTTGTAGAGGCCATTCCATTTTCCAAAAGATTTTCATCTTAATGATCTCATCTGGTTGTCTCAGCAACCCTGGAGATATGCATTTGAATTATTCACATTGTGCAGGTGTAGAGACAGAAACATTCATAATTGTTGGTCCCTTTGCTTGGCCAACAACACTGCTAGTAATAATAAGGCTCAAATTTAAGTCTCTGCCTGTGAGTCCCATATTCCTCCTATTGCATAACATCAAGGGCTGCCCTGAAAGAACATTTAGTTGTCAGGGAGCATTCGCCCAGCCCACTCCCTGTGGAGGGTACGTGGTCCCCTGGTGCACAGGACACGATAAAGCCATGTTGGCATGGCCTGCATTGACAGTATTTTCCTGAATTATattccactttcctctttaaaGAGGATCTCTATGTgttccctcccaccttcaaactgaTATTCTTGCTGGATGCCTTGCCTGTCAATGACTCCATCATTTTTCTAGCATCACAGTCTcaaacttcagtttttttttatttctccaccTCATTTTATTCCAAAGTtggtcattttaaaatcttttagcttctcttctagAAGAACTTAGATCTGTTCATAATCCATTTCCATGGATTGGACATCCCCCCTTGGTTCAGATGTTTAATTTCCTACTTGGCTCACTGCCaattgtccatttttaaatttgccCTTTTCTGGAAGCTTTTGTCTGACTACTGAGGCTTCagcctctgtgtttccatttaTACACTCTGTGTTATAACAGTCTGTTTACATCGCTCTCTGGCTGTCTCCATCCCAAGAAGAAGGCTGTCCTTGAGGACATGATTGTGTCTTACCTTTTATCACtatttagcacagtgcttggcaaaaCACTAATTTCCCAATGAAAGCTGAAAGAGTGAATGAGTAAATTTTTTACAAAGGGACATCTTTGAAGCACATGAACTCTGGGTGTCACAAGCGGGAAGAATAGTGCTGGAtgtcagagggagagagacagcaaGCTGTATCACTGTATGTGGGATATTtccagtccagggactgaacccatgtctcctgcattggcaggcagcctcTTAACcgttggactaccagggaagtcctaaaagagAGACCGGTATAAAAGGCCCCTAACACACATTTTCACCCTTTACTTTCAGCCACTCACTTCCAAGAGTTCCACTTCCATAAGGCCTGTCTGCTCATCACTGCTTCGCCCAAAGCCTGGATCATCCTGCTTCTTGCTCAGTGGGACTCCCTTCCTGAAGTTCCTGGGAGCCACCCTCAGGATGCTGGCAGGAATGTCTCCATGCTATCTCTGAGCTGAGCAGAGACCCAGGGCCACAAAGGGCAGCTTGCCTCGGAGAACTTCCCCATCCGGAACAAGCTGGTAGCCTCTGCTGAGATGCTGAGCAGATGACATTCCAAAGCACAGAGAGAGTGAGGTTTTGAAATTGAACTCCTAGCTTAGCAGCATTGTAAGAGGAGGGAGGGTGACTCAGCCGTCTCATGTCAGGGGCAGAGGAGCAGCTGGGCTGGGTGTGTGCTGCTCAGCACACTTGCATTACTGCCTAGAACACCAGCACCCGGGTGCTGGATTGTATCACGGAGCAGCCTTGAGGCCAAGTGGGTCCTTCTGACATGAGCAGTCTGGCTTTGTGGAAGGAAGACTTCCCGTTGTCAGCTGGGTGAGGTTGAGGGGTGGAGGTGGAGAACTttgggtggaggtggaggtgggggactCTGGGTGGGGGTAGAGATGAGGGGCTTTGGGTGTGTCTCAGGTGGGGTAACCCAGGTTGGCCCACTGCCCAGAGGTCCTCGGCGAAGGTCCTGcatggttggttgtttttttaacGTTGATTAATTTGGccgcatcgggtcttagttgtggcatgtcggcttagttgcccctggacaggtgggatcttagttccctaaccagagattgaacccacatcccctgtattgcaaggtagattcttaaccactggaccactggggaagtcctgccGCATGGTTAATTCCACCACAGTGACTGCAATTAAAGCTTCCCTGTCACCCAGCCTCATTGTTTCAAGATTTGAGAATTTCAGACATTTAATCTTGACAaggtcaagaaaaaaatatattgttcCAATGATCAACCACAatgcattttttcccttctttactGAATGAAGCTGCTCAGCCACATTTGCTAAAAAAAACCAGTCTTTAAAAGCGGATTCATATCCCCTGACCCGAAGTCCTTTAGAGCTGATTATCTAAGCATGGGTGCGAGGCTTCATGTGAACTCATTTCATCCTTTTCCTTTTAATCATCAAAGATTAAGTATCCTCTGGGCGAGGAGAATTTTTCTTCTTAAGAAATGATTACAATCATTTCCTTGATCTGTTCCCCTTCCTACCTCATTTTCTCAAAGTCttggagtaaaaataaaaaacaaccaaTGACTTCAGTACTTCGTGCTTCTAGGAGAGCCACGCCCACTTTGGAGAGACTGCAGAGTGGTCCTCCCAGCTGGGAATCCCAATTCAGACTACGAGCCTCACTTCCTGTGCCTCTGGACTCCTCCAGCTTAGAAGGTCAGCACTCTAGGCTTTGCTGGAGAACTTGACCCAGGACTTTGTTCTCAAAAATTCAGCTGAAAGAACCTCAGGTGGAGACACCTCTCCACACTACTGGCTGCTCCCATCTGCCTTGGGTCAAGTGGCCACTGGCAAGTAGGCAGCTCAGACTGCTTTGCTTGACTCTCCTGCAGATCTGTCtccaatagctcagttggtaaagaatctgccttcaatgcaggagaccctggtttgattcctgggttgggaagatctgctggagaagggatgggctgtccactccagtattcttgcgcttcccttgtggctcagctggtaaagaatctgcctgcaatgcgggagacctggtttcgatccctgggttgggaagatccccgggagaagggagaggctacccactctagtattctggcctggagaattccatagactgtgtagtccatggggtcacaaagagttggacatgactgagtgactttcactttcttacagATCTGTCTTCCAATAGCTGGGTTTTAACATCACCAGTGGTGCTGCCTTAACTCTGCTCCATGTGTTTCTGGGCTGGCCTTTGAGGACTTGATTGACAAGCTCCCTCATTCTTAGGCTTTGGAGCATGGGAAGCAGAGAGGCATTTGATGAAGGAACCATGGCTCTTGAGCGGTGGATCATGatgctggatggatggatagaaggaTGCAGGAGATGGCTTTCTGTAAGGAACTTGGGATC contains:
- the LOC105611265 gene encoding large ribosomal subunit protein eL38-like; this translates as MRGVGGAGRAASARVFRGPKGAAGVGHPSRCVSAADFFCSVLQPRKTEQIKDFLLTARRKDTKSVKIKKNKDNVKFKVRCSRCLYTLVITDKEAEKLKQSLPPGLAVKELK